The Amycolatopsis methanolica 239 nucleotide sequence GGGCTACGGCAACTCGCTGGAGTGGGCCACCTCGTGCCCGCCGCCGCGGCACAACTTCACCGAGCTGCCCCGGATCCGGTCCGAGCGCCCGGCGTTCGAGCTGCACTACCCGCACATGGTCGAGCGGATGCACCACGAGGGTGAGATCGGCTTCTTCGGCAAGCCGAAGGTCCACGCCGGGGTCAAGGCCCCGTCGCAGGCCCTCACCGACGCGGTCATCCCGGGCGACCACGACAAGGACAACGCGAGCGAGCAGTGATCCGCGGCCTCCGGGTGGGAACGAGACCATGACGCCGGTGCTGATCACAACGACCGGTCCGGACAAGCCGGGCGTCACGTCGGTGCTCTTCGCGGCTCTCACGCGGCACGGTGTCGAGATGCTCGACGTCGAACAGGTCGTCATCCGCGGCCGGCTCACCCTGGGTGTGCTGGTCGCGGTGGCCGACGATCCGGAGGGCCTGCAGGAGTCCGTCGAGCAGGCGATGGCCAGCGTGGCCATGCATGTCGACGTTCGGGTCGGGGACGAGATCGGGGAGGACCCGTTCGCCCCCGCCCGGCAGGGCTCGACGCACGTCGCCGTGATCCTCGGGCGGCCGCTGACCGCCCGGGCCTTCACCGACTTCGCAGGCAGGCTGGCTGCGCTCGGTGCCAACATCGACGCGATCCGGCGCATCGCCGACTACCCGGTCACCGGGCTCGAGGTGCACCTGTCGGTCGCGGAGGACACCGAGCAGGCCGACACCGAGCTGCGAGCCGCGGTCGCGGACGTCGCGTCGGCAGGCGGTGTGGACATCGCCATCGAGCGCGGCGGGCTCGCGCGGAGGGCCAAGCGCCTGATCGTGTTCGACGTGGACTCGACCCTCATCCAGGGCGAGGTCATCGAGATGCTGGCCGCGCACGCCGGGGTCGAGCCGAAGGTCCGCGAGATCACCGAGGCCGCCATGCGCGGCGAGCTGAACTTCACCGAGTCGCTCGAACGGCGGGTCGGCCTGCTGGCCGGGCTGCCCGAGTCGGTGCTCGACGAGGTGGGCGAGCAGATCCAGCTGACTCCGGGCGCGCGCACCACTGTCCGGACCCTCAAGCGGCTCGGGTTTCGCTGCGGTGTCGTGTCCGGCGGGTTCACCCGGATCATCCAGCCGATCGCCGACCAGCTCGGGCTCGACTTCGTCGCCGCCAACGAGCTGGAGGTGGTGGGCGGCAAGCTCACCGGCCGGGTTGTCGGCGAGATCATCGACCGGGCCGGGAAGGCGACGGCGCTGCGCCGGTTCGCCGACCACTACGGCATCCCGCTCGCCCAGTGCGTGGCGGTCGGTGACGGCGCCAACGACATCGACATGCTCAAGGCGGCCGGCATGGGGGTGGCGTTCAACGCGAAGCCCGCGCTGCGCGAGGTCGCGGACACCGCGCTGTCCCACCCGTACCTCGACGCCGTGTTGTTCGTGCTCGGCGTCAGCCGCGCGGAGGTCGAGGCCGCCGACGCGGCCGACGGCCTCTCGCTCGCCCGGCCATGAGCGTTCTCGACCCGCTGGCCGCCCGGTACGCCACCTGGCTCGGGTTGCCCGCGGAGGAGACCGCGCTGCCGGAGGCCTCGCCCGAGCAGGTCCGGGCGATGCCGGTGATCCTGCGACTGGAAAAGGCCGAACCGCCGTCGCGCACCCCGCTGCTCGAAGCCGCTGCCACCGCGGCGCTCGCCGTCTGCCTGGACGAACGCGCGCAGCCGGGCAGGGAGTGGCACGAGCCGGTGCACGACTGGGTCGCCGGACACATCCGGAAGGTCGCCCGCCGTGCGCGGGGCGCGCACTGGGTCGCGGCGCAGGACTTCCCTGGCGTGACCGTTTCGGTCGAGGGAGCCGAGGTCCGCGCGCTGGTGCCGGGCCGCGTGGTCGACGTGCCGAAGGAGATCAGCCGCCTGCAGATCTCGGGCAGCGACCTGCCGCCCGACGAGCCCGGTCCGGCCCCCGACGACCTGCCGTTGCTGCTGCTCAACCCCGAGGTCGCGATGACCGTCGGCAAGGCGGCCGCCCAGGTCGGCCACGGCACGATGATCCTCGCGTCGCTCCTCGGCGACGACGAACTGGCCGCGTGGGCCGAGCGGGGCTACGCGTGCGCGGTGCGGACCGCGACCGTTGACCAGTGGAAGCAGTTGCACCCGGGAGACGACCCCGCGGCGGCCTGGCGCGAGCGGCGGGTCGTCGCCGTGCGGGACGCCGGGTTCACCGAGGTCGACCCCGGAACCGTCACGGTCCTTGCCCAGTGGCGTTGACCCCGATCGAGGAGTGCGTGTGAGCCTGGACGTCCGCCGCGAGGGCGAGCACGAGTTCGTCGGGCGCAACGAGCGTGGCGCGTCGGTGCGGATCGGGCGGAAGGGCGCGCCCGGGTCGTTCTCTCCCGCGGAGCTGCTGCAGATCGCGGCGGCCGGCTGCGCCGCGGTGACGGCCGAGGAGCTGATCACGCGCCGGACCGACGCGCCGCTGCGTGTGGCGGTGACCGCCGACCGCCGTGAGGGGGCGTCCGAACTGGACGCGGTGCACGTGCTCTTCGACGTCGACCTGTCGACACTGGCGGACGACGAGCGGGACAAGGTGGTGGCCGCGGTGGACCGTGCGATCGAGCGGTTGTGCACGGTGTCGCGGACGCTGAAGAAGGGGATCCCGGTGACGGAGGAGTTCGCCGGTGGACCGGAGGACGGCTCGCGCCGGTAGGGCAGGCGGGGACTGGCGGCTGGAGACGCAGGCCCTCACGTGAGCGTTCGGCCCGCGTCGGGGATGGTTCGCCGCGGGCCGAGCGCGGAGCTCGCGGTGCGGGCGGGGAACTCGCGCTGCTTACTCGCGCCGCCGAGCGTGGGACTCGCGCCGCTGGAGGCAGAACTCGCGCGGCTGAGCGTGGGACTCGCGGCGGTGAGTGTGGAGCTCGCGCGGCTGGAGGTAGAACCCGCGGCGTTGAGGGTGGGGCGCGCGAGTGCGCGGGGTCAGCTGGCGGCGGCGTCCAGGCGTTTGAGCGCTGCTTTCGCCACCTCAGGGTCGTACGTCGGCCAGAACGGGGGGAGTGAGGAGCGCAGGAAGCCGCCGTAGCGGGCCGTTGCCAGGCGGGAGTCCAGCACCGCCACCACACCCTTGTCACCGACCGAGCGGTGCAGCCGTCCGGTGCCCTGCGCCAGCAGCAGCGCCGCGTGGGTGGCCGCCACCGTCAGGAAACCGTTGCCGCCGCGGGCTTCTACCGCCCGCTGGCGCGCCGACGACACCGGGTCGTCCGGGCGGGGGAACGGGATCCGGTCGACGATCACCAGCTGCAGCGACGGCCCCGGCACGTCCACGCCCTGCCACAGCGACAACGTCCCGAACAGGCAGGTCCGCGGGTCCTCCGCGAACTTCGTCACCAGCAGCGACGTGGTGTCCTCGCCCTGGCACAGAATCGGGAAACTGATCCTGTCCCGCAGCTCCTCGGTCGCCTGCTTCGCCGCGCGCATCGACGAGAACAGGCCCAGCGTCCGGCCACCAGCGGCCTCGATCAGCGACGCGATCTCGTCCAGCGTCTTCTCGCCGAGACCGTCGCGGCCCGGCGGCGGCAGGTGCTTGGCCATGTAGAGGATCCCGTTGCGCCGGTGGTCGAACGGCGAACCGACGTCCAGGCCGGACCACTTCAGCTCGTCGTCGTCCGCCGGCGGGGCCTTCTCCGTCGCCGTGCCCTCCGCGGCGACCACCCGCGCCTGCGACGGCGGCAGCCCCCACTGCCGCGCCAGCGTGTCGAACGCGCCGCCCAGCGCCAGCGTCGCCGACGTCAGCACCGTCGTCTTCTGCGCGAACACCCGCTCCCGCAGCAACCCGGCCACGGACAGCGGCGCCACGTGCAGCATCGGCGGCCTGCTGCTGAACGAGAACTTGTCGTTGGACAGCCACACCACGTCCCGCTGGTGCGCGGTGTCCTCGGCGAACGCGTCGAGCAGCCGCACCGAGGTGTCGTGCACCTCCTCCAGCTGCGAGCGCGCGAGCTTGCGGGCGGTGGCCTCCTCGACGTCCTCCTTGCGGTCCGAGCCCAGCGCGCTCAGGCACGCGTGCGCGCCGTCCCGCACCGCGGCCACCGCGCCGCCCAGCGCCTTCGGCAGCGTGTCCAGCCGCCCGGCCGGCATGTCCTCCAGGATCATCGCCAGGCCCTCGGAAGCCTCCTGCAGCCGGTCGGCCGTGTCGGCGTCGATCAGCTTCCCGCAGCGCCGCACGGCCACCGCGACCGCCGACGACGTCAGCTCGCCCGTCGCGACCGACGTGACGCGGTCGACCAGCTCGTGCGCCTCGTCGATGATCACCAGGTCGTGCTCCGGCAGCACCTGGTAGCCCTGCAACGCGTCGATCGCCAGCAGCGCGTGGTTGGTGACCACCACGTCCGCCTTGCCCGCTTCACCGCGCGCCCGCTCCGCGAAGCAGTCCTGGCCGATGGGGCAGCGCGCGACGCCGAGGCACTCCTTGGCGGTGACCGACACCTGCCGCCACGCCTGCTCGGTCACGCCGGGCACCAGCTCGTCGCGGTCGCCGGTCTCGGTGTCGGAGGCCCACTCGCGCAGCCGCGTGACCTCCTTGCCCAGCCGCGACACCGCGAACGGGTCGAACAGGGCCGGGTCCTCCGGCTCCTCCGGCGCGCCGGAGTCGAGGCGGTGCAGGCACAGGTAGTTGCGGCGGCCCTTGAGGATCGCGAACGTCGGCATGCGGCCCAGCGGCTTCTTCAGCGCCTTTGCCAGCCGGGGCAGGTCGCGGTCGACGAGCTGGCGCTGCAGCGCGATCGTCGCCGTCGACACGACCACCGTGGTGTCCTTCTCGACCGCGTGCCGGATGGCCGGGACCAGGTACGCCAGCGACTTCCCGGTGCCGGTGCCCGCCTGCACGGCCAGGTGCTCGCCGGTGCGGATCGCGCGGCCGACCGCCTCGGCCATCTTGACCTGCCCCGGGCGCTCCGCACCGCCGAGCGCCTCGACAGCGGTCGTGAGGAGCTCGTTGACACCGGGGAACGCAGTACGGACGGCCACCAGGACACGGTACCGGGGGCCACCGTCAAGACCGGGCCACCGCCCCGCTCCCGGCAAGTCCGGGATCCACTCGTCCGGGTGGCATCCGGCCGGGTGGGTCAGGGTGCCGCCGCGACCTGCCGATTGTCGAGGAGGCATTTCTCCGGCGAAAGGAGCGGCTCATGGAGCGGGCCAGGCGGATGGTGGCGGTGGCGGCCGTGTTCGGGGCGGTGGTGGCCGTGCCGGCGACCGCGCAGGCGCAGGCCGAGGCGACCGGCGCCGGTTCGGTGGGTGCGGTCGACATCACGGTCGACGGCGTGTCGGCCCACGCGGACCCGATCGCGCCGTGCGTCGTGGACACCACCGCGGAGGGCCGCACCGATCCGATCACCGTCGGCACCCGCACGAAGTACGGCCTTGGCAGCACCACGTGCACGCGCAACGCCGACGGCACGGCGAGCGTGAAGGTGACCGGCCAGCGGTTCGAGACGAGCGTGCTGCAGCAGTTCGGCGGGCCCGTGATCAAGGCGAGGACGTTCGGCGCGGGCTGCAACACCACGGCGAACGGCAGCAACGGCTACATGTCGCTGGGCACCGTCACCGGGATCACGGTGCCGCAGAACATCCCGCCGAACCACGTGATCACCATCCCGGGCGCGACGCCGGGCGCGCCGCCGATGGCCGAGGTCGTGCTGAACGAGCTCGTCGTGCCGGTGCCCGCCGACGGCAGCCTCACGACGAACGCCATGCACATCAAGCTGTTCCCGCAGGGCGGCCCGGCTTCCGGCGACATCCTCGTCGGGTCCGCGAGCTGCTCGCCGTTCGGGCTCTGACGGCTCAGGCGTAGCGGTCGGCGGTCGCCGCCAGCTGGGACGCGCGTTTGCCCAGCTCGTCGAGGCGGCCGCCGTCCAGGGCGTCGCCGAACAGGGGGGATCCGACGCCGACCGCGAGGGCGCCCGCGGCCAGGTAGGCGTCCACATCGGACAGTTCCACCCCGCCGGCGGGCACGAGTGGCACCTCCGGCAGCGCGGCCTGGACCTCCTCCAGGTACCGCGCTCCGCCGGCGGTGGCCGCCGGGTGGAGCTTCACCGCGGCCGGGCCGTAGCGCCAGGCGGCGTCCACCTCCGTGGGCGTGAGCGCGCCGCACACGATTGGCAGCGCGTATTCCCGCGCCCGCCACAGTACGTCCGGCGAAAAGACCGTCGTCGCGATGAAGTCCACCCCCGCGGCGGCGCACCGGTCCACGGCGGCCACCGTGCGCACCCCGCCGGCGCCGATGAGCGCGTCCTGCCCCAGTTCGGCCTGCAGCACGCCGATCGCGTCCAGCGCGCCCGGGGTCGCCAGGTCGACCTCCAGCACACCGAGCCCCGCCTCGTAGAGGACCTGGCCCGCGTCGGCGAACCACGACGGGTCATCCGCGCGCAGGATCGCCACCACGCGGCCGGTCGCCAGCCGCTCCCGGAAGCGGTTGTTGTGCTTCCGCAGCACGGTGCGCATCAGCCGACCCGCGGGGTGCCCACGAGATCCACCTCCGCGGCCCGCAGCTGTTCGAGCGCCTCGTCCACGGTCTCGCGCGCCACGCCTGCGGTGAGGTCCAGCAGGACCCGCACCGAGAACCCGGCCGCCGCCGCGTCCAGCGCGCTCGCCCGCACGCAGTGGTCCGTCGCGATGCCCACCACGTCGACGTCGGTGATCTGCCGCTCGCGCAACCAGTCGGCGAGCTTCTCGCCGGCGTCGGTGTGGCCCTCGAACCCCGAGTAGCCGTCGCTGTACTGGCCCTTCGAGAACACCGCGGTGATCGGCCCGACGTCGAGCGCCGGGTGGAACGACGCGCCCGGAGTCCCGGCCTCGCAGTGCCGCGGCCAGGACCGCACGTAGTCCGGGTTGTCGCTGAAGTGCGCGCCCGGGTCGATGTGGTAGTCGCGGGTCGCGGCGACGGCCGAATAACCGCCGCGCGCGAGGTGCTCGGTGATCCTGGCGGCCACCTCGGCCCCGCCGGTGACCGCGAGTGCGCCGCCCTCGCAGAAGTCGTTTTGCATGTCGACGACGATCAGTGCCCTGCTCATCACGCCTCCTGGGGGAAGACGGTGGGGATCGCGGGTTCGCCGCTGGAGAGCTTGAGGCCCTCCCACGGCAGGCTGACCAGGCCCTCGCGCAGCCGCTGACGGCTGTCCTCCAGCGTGGGCAGGCCGTCCACCGGCTTGCCGCCGCGCACCAGCGGGATGGGCAGCTCGCGGTCGTTCTCCCCGGCCTCGGGACGCTGACCGGCCGCGTACACGACCTCCTCCAGCGCCGTCCCGGTCGGCTTGTGGCGGCGCAGCGCGGATTTCTCACCACCGCGCGAGGCCTTGTTCTCGCTGCGCTTGGCGACCGGGCGGCCGTCGACCTCGACCAGCTTGTAGACCATCCCGGCGGTCGGCGCGCCGGACCCGGTGACCACCGATGTGCCCACGCCGTAGGCGTCGACCGGCTCGGCGCGCAGGGCGGCGATCGCGTGCTCGTCGAGGTCGCCGGACACCACGATCCGGGTGTCCTTCGCGCCGAGCGAGTCGAGCTGCTCACGCGCCTTGCGGGCCAGCACGCCCACGTCGCCGGAGTCGATGCGGATCGCGCCAAGCTCCGGGCCCGCCACGCGCACCGCGGTCTCGATGCCGCAGGTGATGTCGTAGGTGTCGACCAGGAGGGTGGTGTCGGTGCCCATCTTCTCGACCTGGGCGCGGAAGGCGTCCTCTTCACTGTCGTGCAGCAGCATGAAGGCGTGCGCCACGGTGCCGCGGGTCGGGATGCCGTAGCGGCGCCCGGCCTCCAGGTTCGACGTGGTGGCGAACCCGCCGATGTAGGCGGCGCGCGCCGCGGCGACCGCGGCCATTTCGTGCGTTCGGCGGCCGCCCATCTCGATGATCGGCCTGCCGTGCGCGGCCGAGGACATGCGTGCGGCCGCGGAGGCGATCGCGCTGTCGTGGTTGAGGATGGACAGCGCGACGGTCTCCAGCAGGACCGCCTCGGCGAAGGTCCCCCGAACGGTGAGGATCGGCGAGCCCGGGAAGTACAGCTCGCCCTCGGGGTAGCCGTCGACGTCGCCGCCGAACCGGTAGTTCGCCAGCCAGGACAGCGTGTCGTCGTCGACCACGGCGGTGGCGGCGAGCTGGTCGATCTCGGCGTCGGTGAACCGGAAGTCGGCGATCGCCTCCAGCACGCGCCCGGTGCCCGCGACCACGCCGTAGCGCCGTCCGGCGGGCAGGCGGCGGGCGAAGACCTCGAACACACACTGGCGGTCGCCGGTGCCGTCGGCGAGGGCGCTGCCCAGCATGGTGAGCTCGTAGTGGTCGGTCAGCAGGGCGGTGCTGCCGTGCGTCTCGGGGAAACCCATGGGATCAGACTATGAGGTACTTGCGCGTCCGGCCGAATCACCCGAACAGACCCACCACCGGTCCACGCAGTGCCGGTTCCGTGACACCATGGGGCGCATGACCACGCCTGTCGCATCCGAACAGACGCAGGTTGAACCACTCGGCACCGAGGCAGGCGCCGAAGACCAGCCGTGGCAGACGATCGTCTGGAACGACCCGGTGAACCTGATGTCGTACGTGACGTACGTCTTCCAGAAGCTGTTCGGCTACAGCCGCGACCACGCCACCAAGCTGATGCTGGACGTGCACCACAAGGGGCGCGCGGTGGTGTCCTCGGGCACGAAGGAGAAGGTCGAGGCGGACGTGACGAAACTGCACGCCGCGGGACTGTGGGCGACGATGGAGCACACTTCGTGAGGGGCTGGCAGCGCAGGGGCGGCCGCGTGCACGCCGGTTTCGAGCAGCAGGAGGCCGCCGTGCTGCGTGGCCTGGTGAGCCAGCTCGAGGACATGCTGCGGGCGCGTGCCGAGGAGGCCCCGCAGGACCCGCTGGCCGAGCTGACCGGCATCCGCACCGGCCCGTCGCAGTCGCCGGACGACCCGGTGCTGTCCCGCCTGCTCCCGGACTACCACAAGATCGACCCGGACACGCCGAGCCAGGAGGTCCTGGACTCGGCGAGCGCGCTGCGGTCGCTGCACGAGCCCGAGCTGGTCGACGCGAAGGTCGGCGTGGCCGCGGTGGTCATGGAGACCCTGCCCCGCGACGGCGGCGACGTGAAGCTGACCTACGAGCAGGCCGACGCGTGGCTGTCCGCGCTCAACGACGTCCGGCTGGCGCTGGGCACCGCGCTCGACGTCACCGAGGACATGCCCGACGAGCTGCCGGAGGACGATCCGCGCTCGCCCCACCTCGGCGTCTACCACTGGCTGACCTGGGTGCAGGAAAGCCTGGTCCAGG carries:
- the serB gene encoding phosphoserine phosphatase SerB, encoding MTPVLITTTGPDKPGVTSVLFAALTRHGVEMLDVEQVVIRGRLTLGVLVAVADDPEGLQESVEQAMASVAMHVDVRVGDEIGEDPFAPARQGSTHVAVILGRPLTARAFTDFAGRLAALGANIDAIRRIADYPVTGLEVHLSVAEDTEQADTELRAAVADVASAGGVDIAIERGGLARRAKRLIVFDVDSTLIQGEVIEMLAAHAGVEPKVREITEAAMRGELNFTESLERRVGLLAGLPESVLDEVGEQIQLTPGARTTVRTLKRLGFRCGVVSGGFTRIIQPIADQLGLDFVAANELEVVGGKLTGRVVGEIIDRAGKATALRRFADHYGIPLAQCVAVGDGANDIDMLKAAGMGVAFNAKPALREVADTALSHPYLDAVLFVLGVSRAEVEAADAADGLSLARP
- a CDS encoding peptidyl-tRNA hydrolase, with the translated sequence MSVLDPLAARYATWLGLPAEETALPEASPEQVRAMPVILRLEKAEPPSRTPLLEAAATAALAVCLDERAQPGREWHEPVHDWVAGHIRKVARRARGAHWVAAQDFPGVTVSVEGAEVRALVPGRVVDVPKEISRLQISGSDLPPDEPGPAPDDLPLLLLNPEVAMTVGKAAAQVGHGTMILASLLGDDELAAWAERGYACAVRTATVDQWKQLHPGDDPAAAWRERRVVAVRDAGFTEVDPGTVTVLAQWR
- a CDS encoding OsmC family protein, with amino-acid sequence MSLDVRREGEHEFVGRNERGASVRIGRKGAPGSFSPAELLQIAAAGCAAVTAEELITRRTDAPLRVAVTADRREGASELDAVHVLFDVDLSTLADDERDKVVAAVDRAIERLCTVSRTLKKGIPVTEEFAGGPEDGSRR
- a CDS encoding ATP-dependent DNA helicase is translated as MAVRTAFPGVNELLTTAVEALGGAERPGQVKMAEAVGRAIRTGEHLAVQAGTGTGKSLAYLVPAIRHAVEKDTTVVVSTATIALQRQLVDRDLPRLAKALKKPLGRMPTFAILKGRRNYLCLHRLDSGAPEEPEDPALFDPFAVSRLGKEVTRLREWASDTETGDRDELVPGVTEQAWRQVSVTAKECLGVARCPIGQDCFAERARGEAGKADVVVTNHALLAIDALQGYQVLPEHDLVIIDEAHELVDRVTSVATGELTSSAVAVAVRRCGKLIDADTADRLQEASEGLAMILEDMPAGRLDTLPKALGGAVAAVRDGAHACLSALGSDRKEDVEEATARKLARSQLEEVHDTSVRLLDAFAEDTAHQRDVVWLSNDKFSFSSRPPMLHVAPLSVAGLLRERVFAQKTTVLTSATLALGGAFDTLARQWGLPPSQARVVAAEGTATEKAPPADDDELKWSGLDVGSPFDHRRNGILYMAKHLPPPGRDGLGEKTLDEIASLIEAAGGRTLGLFSSMRAAKQATEELRDRISFPILCQGEDTTSLLVTKFAEDPRTCLFGTLSLWQGVDVPGPSLQLVIVDRIPFPRPDDPVSSARQRAVEARGGNGFLTVAATHAALLLAQGTGRLHRSVGDKGVVAVLDSRLATARYGGFLRSSLPPFWPTYDPEVAKAALKRLDAAAS
- a CDS encoding choice-of-anchor P family protein, with the translated sequence MERARRMVAVAAVFGAVVAVPATAQAQAEATGAGSVGAVDITVDGVSAHADPIAPCVVDTTAEGRTDPITVGTRTKYGLGSTTCTRNADGTASVKVTGQRFETSVLQQFGGPVIKARTFGAGCNTTANGSNGYMSLGTVTGITVPQNIPPNHVITIPGATPGAPPMAEVVLNELVVPVPADGSLTTNAMHIKLFPQGGPASGDILVGSASCSPFGL
- a CDS encoding bifunctional 4-hydroxy-2-oxoglutarate aldolase/2-dehydro-3-deoxy-phosphogluconate aldolase, producing MRTVLRKHNNRFRERLATGRVVAILRADDPSWFADAGQVLYEAGLGVLEVDLATPGALDAIGVLQAELGQDALIGAGGVRTVAAVDRCAAAGVDFIATTVFSPDVLWRAREYALPIVCGALTPTEVDAAWRYGPAAVKLHPAATAGGARYLEEVQAALPEVPLVPAGGVELSDVDAYLAAGALAVGVGSPLFGDALDGGRLDELGKRASQLAATADRYA
- a CDS encoding nicotinamidase — its product is MSRALIVVDMQNDFCEGGALAVTGGAEVAARITEHLARGGYSAVAATRDYHIDPGAHFSDNPDYVRSWPRHCEAGTPGASFHPALDVGPITAVFSKGQYSDGYSGFEGHTDAGEKLADWLRERQITDVDVVGIATDHCVRASALDAAAAGFSVRVLLDLTAGVARETVDEALEQLRAAEVDLVGTPRVG
- a CDS encoding nicotinate phosphoribosyltransferase, whose protein sequence is MGFPETHGSTALLTDHYELTMLGSALADGTGDRQCVFEVFARRLPAGRRYGVVAGTGRVLEAIADFRFTDAEIDQLAATAVVDDDTLSWLANYRFGGDVDGYPEGELYFPGSPILTVRGTFAEAVLLETVALSILNHDSAIASAAARMSSAAHGRPIIEMGGRRTHEMAAVAAARAAYIGGFATTSNLEAGRRYGIPTRGTVAHAFMLLHDSEEDAFRAQVEKMGTDTTLLVDTYDITCGIETAVRVAGPELGAIRIDSGDVGVLARKAREQLDSLGAKDTRIVVSGDLDEHAIAALRAEPVDAYGVGTSVVTGSGAPTAGMVYKLVEVDGRPVAKRSENKASRGGEKSALRRHKPTGTALEEVVYAAGQRPEAGENDRELPIPLVRGGKPVDGLPTLEDSRQRLREGLVSLPWEGLKLSSGEPAIPTVFPQEA
- the clpS gene encoding ATP-dependent Clp protease adapter ClpS: MTTPVASEQTQVEPLGTEAGAEDQPWQTIVWNDPVNLMSYVTYVFQKLFGYSRDHATKLMLDVHHKGRAVVSSGTKEKVEADVTKLHAAGLWATMEHTS
- a CDS encoding DUF2017 domain-containing protein, with translation MRGWQRRGGRVHAGFEQQEAAVLRGLVSQLEDMLRARAEEAPQDPLAELTGIRTGPSQSPDDPVLSRLLPDYHKIDPDTPSQEVLDSASALRSLHEPELVDAKVGVAAVVMETLPRDGGDVKLTYEQADAWLSALNDVRLALGTALDVTEDMPDELPEDDPRSPHLGVYHWLTWVQESLVQALTA